The Capillibacterium thermochitinicola genomic sequence CGTCCGGGATCCGGATAAATGTATTCTTTGCCGGAGATGTGTGGAAGTCTGTCATGAGGTACAAGGGGTGGGGGCGATTGGCCCCGCCAACCGGGGGATGGAGACCCAAATCCTCCCGGCGGGCGGAGAGAACTTGAACGATGTGGCTTGCGTCCTCTGCGGCCAATGTTCGTTGGTCTGTCCCGTGGGTGCCATTTACGAACAGGATCATACGGAACGGGTCTGGGCGGCACTGGCGGATCCGGAAAAACATGTGGTGGTCCAAACGGCGCCGGCGATCCGGGTCTCCATTGGCGAAGAGTTTGGTTTGGAACCGGCCCGGGTTACCACCGGCAAACTGGTTGCTGCCTTGCGACGGTTGGGCTTTGACCGCGTCTTCGATACTGATTTTACCGCCGATTTAACAATTATCGAGGAAGGCCATGAACTGATTGAACGCTTGAACAATGGTGGCACGCTCCCGATGATTACTTCCTGTAGCCCGGGTTGGATCAAATACATCGAGCACTTTTACCCCGAGTATTTAGACCACCTTTCCACTTGCAAATCGCCGCAGCAGATGTTTGGTGCGCTTGCGAAGACCTATTACGCGGAGAAGGCCGGAATCGACCCGAAGAATATTTATGTGGTCTCCATCATGCCTTGTACCGCCAAGAAATTTGAGTGCGGTCGTCCGGAGATGTCCGCTTCCGGTTATCCCGATGTGGATGCCGTTTTAACCACCCGCGAACTTGGGAAAATGCTCCGGCAGGCCGGGATTGATTTTAACCAGTTACCCGAAGAACAATTTGACGATCCCTTCGGGATTACGACCGGTGCCGGTGTGATCTTCGGGGCCAGCGGCGGAGTAATGGAAGCCGCCCTCCGGACCGTCTACGAAGTGGTCACCAAAGAGCCATTACCGTCCGTGGACTTTACCGCCGTCCGCGGCATTGAAGGGATCAAAGAGGCGGAGGTAGATTTAAAGGGAACGAAGGTTAAAGTAGCGGTGGCCAACGGATTGGCAAATGCCCGACAATTGATGGAGTTGATTAAAGCCGGAAAAGCGGATTACCAATTTATCGAGATCATGTGCTGTCCGGGTGGTTGTATCGGCGGTGGCGGTCAACCGATCGGCACGACCAATGCGGTCCGGAAAAAACGGATTGAAGCGATCTACGAAGCCGATCGTGGTTTACCGTTGCGCAAATCCCACGAAAATCCGGCCGTCAAAACCCTGTACGAAGAATTCCTGGGTCAGCCCTTGGGTGAAAAGAGTCATCATTTACTTCATACCCACTATACCAAGCGGGGCAAATACCCGGTGGCAGCGGTTAAATAACGCGCAACCCCCGGTTAATCAGGTCATTAACCGGGGTTTTTATTCTCATTTTTTTATCGAAAAAAAAGAAAAAAAAGACCTATTGACTTAAATGTGGTTTTGTGTTATTATTAATTTTGCTTTGGGGGGGTAGCCCAGTTGGTTAGAGCGCTACGTTGACATCGTAGAGGTCAGCGGTTC encodes the following:
- a CDS encoding NADH-dependent [FeFe] hydrogenase, group A6 — encoded protein: MVMVSVTVDGQKVEVPKGSTILEAAQKAGIKIPTLCHHEDLKVNAMCRICVVEVVGARTLQTACSQPVTDGMVIITNSPTVRQARKMNLELLLSNHPQDCLNCVRNQRCELQALADQLGVRAQSFPTPKWPEYPKDESTPALVRDPDKCILCRRCVEVCHEVQGVGAIGPANRGMETQILPAGGENLNDVACVLCGQCSLVCPVGAIYEQDHTERVWAALADPEKHVVVQTAPAIRVSIGEEFGLEPARVTTGKLVAALRRLGFDRVFDTDFTADLTIIEEGHELIERLNNGGTLPMITSCSPGWIKYIEHFYPEYLDHLSTCKSPQQMFGALAKTYYAEKAGIDPKNIYVVSIMPCTAKKFECGRPEMSASGYPDVDAVLTTRELGKMLRQAGIDFNQLPEEQFDDPFGITTGAGVIFGASGGVMEAALRTVYEVVTKEPLPSVDFTAVRGIEGIKEAEVDLKGTKVKVAVANGLANARQLMELIKAGKADYQFIEIMCCPGGCIGGGGQPIGTTNAVRKKRIEAIYEADRGLPLRKSHENPAVKTLYEEFLGQPLGEKSHHLLHTHYTKRGKYPVAAVK